Proteins found in one Bremerella volcania genomic segment:
- a CDS encoding DUF1559 domain-containing protein, translating into MPIAKRTGFTLVELLVVIAIIGVLIALLLPAVQQAREAARRMQCTNNQKQLGLAFHNYHDTYNTLPAMNYRAGNGASIYQGYSALVRILPFIEQGNLYDQLKVSSGDFYEAWGATSNRSVRQTRVEAFLCPSDIAFPQILGTDSWKDGPGCNYAVSYGSSNQWANPDTQNGMFRGPVKVDSSGNELAAPELGFNSVTDGLSNTLMTSEHLTGDNNDDQLANGNTSEPRIGSDVPTWQYPTQADIDSFGANCASQTAHNGENGQHWMMPVPTQTTFNTIAPPNWKYPNCQESSSGIASDRDGVYTARSRHPGGVLVTRGDASASFIPETIDLKTWQYFGGRDDGNTVQLP; encoded by the coding sequence ATGCCTATCGCTAAACGTACTGGCTTCACCTTGGTGGAGCTGTTGGTCGTGATCGCCATCATTGGCGTTCTGATTGCCCTTCTGCTGCCTGCAGTCCAGCAAGCCCGTGAAGCTGCCCGGCGGATGCAATGCACCAATAACCAAAAGCAACTCGGCTTGGCCTTCCACAACTACCACGACACGTACAACACGTTGCCGGCGATGAATTATCGCGCTGGCAACGGGGCATCGATCTACCAGGGCTATAGCGCCTTGGTTCGGATCTTACCGTTCATTGAGCAAGGGAATCTCTACGATCAGCTCAAAGTCTCGTCAGGAGACTTCTACGAGGCGTGGGGAGCCACTTCGAACCGAAGTGTTCGTCAAACGCGAGTCGAGGCATTTTTATGTCCCTCGGACATCGCGTTTCCCCAGATCCTTGGCACCGATTCATGGAAGGATGGTCCTGGCTGTAACTATGCGGTGAGCTATGGTTCGTCGAACCAATGGGCCAATCCCGATACGCAGAACGGAATGTTTCGTGGGCCGGTGAAAGTGGATTCCAGTGGGAATGAACTGGCTGCCCCGGAATTGGGATTTAATTCGGTGACTGACGGCTTGAGCAATACGCTCATGACCTCTGAGCATCTAACCGGCGACAACAATGACGACCAGTTGGCCAACGGAAACACTTCCGAACCGAGAATTGGTTCCGACGTACCCACCTGGCAATATCCCACCCAGGCCGATATCGATTCGTTCGGCGCGAACTGTGCCTCGCAAACAGCTCACAACGGAGAGAACGGCCAGCATTGGATGATGCCGGTGCCCACGCAAACGACCTTCAATACGATTGCCCCACCAAACTGGAAGTATCCCAACTGCCAGGAGAGCAGCAGCGGAATTGCGTCAGATCGTGATGGGGTTTACACAGCACGCAGTCGTCATCCGGGCGGTGTGTTGGTCACTCGGGGGGATGCTTCAGCCAGTTTCATTCCTGAAACGATTGACTTGAAAACGTGGCAGTACTTTGGCGGACGAGACGACGGCAACACCGTCCAACTGCCGTAG
- a CDS encoding LamG-like jellyroll fold domain-containing protein — protein MPYRLLFLIALLSFASVASAQEVSSPVVQRPGLVCFWDFQRQSTDGYISSGSHAYPLAPQNGPIEKSEEGVFGSSLKIRQGQWLLLPREDCPGLNFRGQDEITIIAWIQRESDANWQYIAGMWNERDAKRQYALFTCAASQTNFETMDRIPAKHQTHGYASDVGGATPGKPFCFSYASGQTKLPKREWTMIAYTYDHHFLRVYVNGQLDEHPGYNPFPWHKPIFDGGEKGADFTVARQCLPNWPHYPEAEKPMLKQGFGGKLGGLAVYKRALSADELAEIHSATLPAK, from the coding sequence ATGCCATATCGCCTGCTGTTTCTTATCGCACTGCTTAGTTTTGCTTCGGTTGCCTCCGCCCAGGAGGTTTCCTCTCCGGTCGTCCAGCGTCCCGGACTGGTTTGCTTCTGGGATTTTCAGCGGCAATCGACCGATGGCTATATCAGCAGCGGGTCGCACGCCTATCCGCTAGCACCGCAAAACGGCCCCATCGAAAAGTCGGAAGAAGGCGTCTTCGGCAGCAGTCTGAAGATACGCCAGGGGCAGTGGTTGCTCTTACCGCGTGAAGATTGCCCAGGTCTGAACTTCCGCGGCCAAGACGAGATCACGATCATCGCTTGGATTCAGCGCGAGAGTGACGCCAATTGGCAGTACATTGCCGGGATGTGGAACGAACGGGACGCCAAGCGGCAATATGCGCTGTTTACCTGTGCCGCCAGTCAAACCAACTTTGAAACAATGGATCGCATTCCTGCCAAGCACCAAACGCATGGCTACGCCTCGGACGTCGGCGGCGCAACGCCGGGTAAGCCCTTCTGTTTCTCGTACGCTTCCGGCCAAACGAAGCTTCCCAAGCGTGAGTGGACGATGATCGCCTACACCTACGATCACCACTTCCTGCGGGTCTACGTCAACGGCCAGCTAGACGAGCATCCCGGCTACAATCCGTTTCCCTGGCACAAGCCGATCTTTGATGGGGGCGAGAAGGGAGCCGACTTCACGGTGGCTCGCCAGTGCCTGCCCAATTGGCCCCATTATCCTGAAGCCGAGAAGCCGATGCTCAAACAAGGTTTCGGCGGAAAGTTGGGCGGCCTGGCCGTGTATAAGAGAGCCTTATCGGCGGACGAACTAGCCGAGATCCATTCCGCTACGCTGCCGGCGAAGTAG
- a CDS encoding FG-GAP repeat domain-containing protein has translation MLSRLLLLSPALLLCVGSLAAEEATQPMFEKTRLTEEYFAEGASVGDFNKDGKTDIVCGPHWFAGPDFQTKHTFYDGKAFPNDRGYSDNFFSFVSDFNGDGFDDVLVVGLPGTPAHWYENSQSGDTWKKHFAFPAVDNEAPTFLDITGDGKPELICHFEGQLGYAKPSEKDPTQRWVWTPISEKQGWGRYQHGLGVGDVNGDGRQDFLMPEGWWEQPENWDGTTPWKKHAYRFAPGGAGIHAYDLDGDGDNDVVTSLHGHKYGLVWHEQTKGENGEIQFTEHEIMGTPDKSVSDLVFSQLHAVEMADMNGDGLKDIVTGKCYWAHNGHDPGAKDPAVLVIFQTNRSDKGEVSFTPIVLDDNSGTGRQITLDDVNGDEKVDIVAGNKKGTFVFKAK, from the coding sequence ATGCTATCTCGCTTGCTACTGCTCTCCCCCGCCCTGTTGCTTTGTGTTGGTTCTCTGGCGGCTGAAGAAGCCACGCAGCCGATGTTCGAGAAGACCCGTCTCACCGAAGAGTACTTCGCCGAAGGGGCATCCGTTGGCGATTTCAACAAAGATGGCAAGACCGACATCGTCTGTGGCCCCCATTGGTTCGCTGGCCCTGACTTCCAGACGAAGCACACGTTTTACGATGGCAAGGCATTTCCCAACGATCGCGGGTACTCCGATAACTTCTTTTCGTTCGTGAGCGATTTCAACGGCGACGGCTTCGACGACGTCCTTGTCGTGGGCCTGCCTGGCACGCCGGCCCATTGGTACGAGAATAGCCAGTCCGGCGACACTTGGAAGAAGCACTTCGCCTTCCCCGCGGTCGACAACGAAGCTCCGACGTTTCTCGATATCACCGGAGATGGCAAGCCGGAATTGATTTGTCACTTCGAAGGCCAACTCGGCTATGCCAAACCCAGCGAAAAGGATCCGACCCAGCGCTGGGTGTGGACGCCCATTTCGGAGAAGCAAGGTTGGGGACGTTACCAGCACGGGCTCGGTGTGGGGGACGTCAACGGCGATGGCCGGCAAGACTTCCTGATGCCTGAAGGGTGGTGGGAACAGCCAGAAAACTGGGACGGTACCACGCCTTGGAAGAAACATGCCTATCGTTTTGCCCCCGGCGGAGCTGGCATCCACGCGTACGACCTGGATGGCGATGGCGACAACGACGTGGTCACCAGCCTGCACGGGCACAAGTACGGCCTGGTATGGCACGAACAGACCAAAGGGGAGAACGGCGAGATTCAGTTCACTGAGCACGAGATCATGGGCACGCCAGACAAGTCGGTCAGCGACTTGGTCTTCAGCCAGCTGCATGCCGTGGAAATGGCCGACATGAACGGCGACGGACTCAAGGACATCGTCACCGGCAAATGCTACTGGGCCCACAACGGCCACGACCCCGGGGCAAAAGACCCCGCCGTGCTGGTGATCTTCCAGACGAATCGCTCGGACAAGGGAGAAGTAAGCTTCACACCGATCGTCCTCGACGACAACAGCGGCACCGGCCGGCAGATCACGCTTGATGACGTCAATGGCGACGAGAAGGTCGACATCGTCGCAGGCAACAAAAAGGGAACATTCGTTTTCAAGGCGAAGTAG
- a CDS encoding c-type heme family protein, protein MRASQAVLWVLFATILSFSFSSISHGEPSEKDASVERARKTVQMIDDIYKGGIVLITENYVHDEDDLPAGIAFKKLFASAEEKGWHSVRLLDATDEPYNPENAPADAFEKNAIKALLSGKPGYEQVIEKEGKRYLRSATPVPVVMQKCTMCHEHYADVKPGTPIGAISYTVPIEN, encoded by the coding sequence ATGCGTGCGTCCCAGGCAGTTTTATGGGTATTGTTCGCGACAATCCTATCGTTCTCGTTTAGCTCGATCAGTCATGGTGAACCGTCCGAAAAAGACGCGTCCGTGGAAAGGGCCCGGAAGACGGTGCAAATGATCGATGACATTTATAAGGGGGGCATCGTTCTCATCACCGAGAATTACGTCCACGACGAGGACGACCTGCCTGCAGGTATCGCGTTCAAAAAGCTGTTCGCCTCCGCGGAAGAGAAGGGGTGGCACAGCGTACGTCTACTCGACGCGACCGACGAACCCTACAACCCCGAGAACGCACCGGCCGATGCGTTTGAAAAGAACGCGATCAAGGCGCTCCTCTCCGGCAAACCAGGCTACGAGCAAGTGATCGAAAAAGAGGGCAAACGTTACCTCCGCTCGGCCACTCCGGTGCCAGTCGTCATGCAAAAATGCACCATGTGCCACGAGCACTACGCCGACGTCAAACCCGGCACGCCCATTGGTGCGATCAGCTACACCGTGCCGATTGAAAACTAG
- a CDS encoding sialidase family protein yields MSRLFIVASALIAIVMFSSASQAETPKSQVVLPPMPGNPRNSEGDVVQLKNGDVLLIYTHFVGGDGDHAKAHLASRISHDGGAIWSKEDKIVVPNEGGLNVMSVSLLRLADGRLALFYLRKNAHDDCRPQMRISTDEGKTWGEAISVIPDQEIGYYVLNNDRVLRLKSGRLIAPVAQHVGPGMPKRNNAAAMLVYYSDDAGKTWTRSAAAARPPKRNGRDVMTQEPGVVQLTDGRLLMWCRTDAGSQFVSLSDDEGETWSQLQPSNMQSPLSPATIERIPSTGDLLLIWNDHSRIDASLRGKRTPLKSAISQDDGKTWKHVKTLEDKPTGWYCYIALDFIDDHAVMAYCAGDRQENNGLAVTNIQRLPIEWFYE; encoded by the coding sequence ATGAGTCGCTTGTTTATCGTCGCCTCGGCGCTGATTGCCATCGTAATGTTCTCATCCGCGTCGCAAGCGGAGACCCCCAAATCCCAGGTTGTCTTGCCACCTATGCCTGGTAATCCGCGGAACAGTGAAGGGGACGTCGTTCAGCTCAAAAACGGCGACGTCCTGTTGATCTATACGCACTTCGTGGGAGGCGACGGGGATCATGCCAAGGCGCACCTGGCCAGCCGCATTTCTCACGACGGAGGAGCGATCTGGTCAAAGGAGGACAAGATCGTTGTCCCCAACGAAGGGGGCCTCAACGTGATGTCGGTATCGTTACTGAGACTTGCCGACGGCCGGTTGGCACTTTTCTATTTGCGTAAGAATGCCCACGACGATTGCCGCCCGCAGATGCGCATCAGCACCGACGAAGGTAAGACATGGGGAGAAGCGATCAGCGTCATCCCTGATCAAGAGATCGGCTATTACGTCCTGAACAACGATCGCGTCTTGCGGCTTAAGAGCGGTCGGCTCATCGCCCCCGTCGCGCAGCATGTCGGGCCTGGGATGCCCAAACGGAACAACGCCGCGGCGATGCTCGTTTACTACTCTGATGACGCCGGAAAGACTTGGACCCGAAGCGCCGCCGCGGCGCGGCCTCCCAAGCGTAATGGCCGCGATGTAATGACTCAGGAGCCAGGCGTCGTCCAACTAACCGATGGGCGTCTGCTGATGTGGTGCCGCACCGATGCCGGCAGCCAGTTCGTTTCCTTGAGCGACGACGAAGGAGAAACCTGGTCGCAGCTACAGCCTTCGAACATGCAGTCTCCACTATCGCCGGCAACGATCGAACGCATTCCATCGACGGGAGATCTGCTGTTGATCTGGAACGATCACTCCCGCATCGATGCTTCGCTTCGCGGCAAAAGAACGCCGCTCAAGTCGGCCATCTCCCAGGACGACGGCAAGACATGGAAGCATGTCAAAACGTTGGAAGACAAGCCGACCGGCTGGTACTGTTATATCGCGTTGGATTTCATTGACGACCATGCCGTGATGGCCTACTGCGCCGGCGACCGCCAAGAGAACAACGGCCTGGCGGTCACCAATATCCAACGTTTGCCGATCGAGTGGTTCTACGAGTAA
- the sigJ gene encoding RNA polymerase sigma factor SigJ yields the protein MVTGDQFERLRHDLIGFCYRMLGSLPDAEDIAQEAYLRWEQAGRPELDSPKSWYLRVCARLCLDRVKSVRYQREKYIGPWLPEPIMDDHADRAELDETLSIALMLMIERLKPAERAAFILHDLFGYEFPEVAEILGLEAANCRQLAKRARVHLRGEKPRGGADPAGIKRISDAFFKAVNAGDLDRLRDVLSKDVVLHADSGGKVSAARDLIVGFHSVTTFMIRVFRNAQHEVKITFRPAWFNGAPGVVSYQGEKIIAAYHFEVVNGKIASLFVYRNPDKLAIFEQTSAS from the coding sequence ATGGTAACCGGCGATCAGTTTGAACGTCTGCGGCACGATTTGATTGGATTCTGCTATCGAATGCTGGGAAGTCTTCCCGATGCCGAGGACATCGCCCAGGAAGCGTACCTCCGCTGGGAACAGGCCGGGCGGCCGGAATTGGATTCGCCCAAAAGTTGGTATCTGCGCGTGTGTGCGCGGCTTTGCTTGGACCGCGTGAAGTCTGTCCGTTATCAACGCGAGAAATATATCGGTCCCTGGTTGCCAGAGCCAATCATGGACGATCATGCCGATCGCGCGGAACTCGACGAAACGCTTTCAATCGCACTCATGCTGATGATCGAACGCTTGAAACCCGCCGAACGGGCCGCGTTCATTTTGCACGATCTGTTCGGCTATGAGTTTCCAGAGGTCGCCGAAATCCTCGGACTGGAAGCCGCCAATTGCCGTCAACTCGCCAAGCGGGCCAGGGTTCACCTGCGTGGCGAAAAGCCGCGCGGAGGGGCCGATCCGGCAGGCATCAAGCGAATCTCCGACGCTTTTTTTAAGGCAGTAAACGCCGGGGATTTGGATCGCCTGCGTGACGTCCTGTCGAAAGACGTCGTACTGCATGCCGATAGTGGCGGCAAAGTGAGCGCCGCGCGCGACCTGATCGTGGGCTTCCACTCGGTAACGACTTTCATGATTCGAGTCTTCCGCAACGCTCAGCACGAAGTCAAGATCACGTTTCGTCCGGCCTGGTTCAACGGAGCCCCTGGCGTGGTCAGTTACCAGGGGGAAAAGATCATTGCCGCCTACCACTTCGAAGTGGTCAACGGCAAGATTGCCTCGCTATTCGTCTACCGAAATCCCGACAAGCTGGCGATCTTCGAGCAAACCTCGGCGAGTTAG
- a CDS encoding DUF1559 family PulG-like putative transporter: MLPYSPGKRGFTLVELLVVIAIIGVLIALLLPAVQQAREAARRSQCTNQLKQLGLALHNHHDTYQHFPRLAVLEGPYHIRVGAMIPLLPFMEQNALAEQIKNYDTSVWSSPPSPWDTSFSPWKQRIDTLLCPSDTGADKTYRADRPVAPSSYRFSIGDSYLDAYNPQDNKTNYRGIFSAKLDQKFRDITDGTSNTIMMAERLTDFQTPFINQTHANSISLSDPSTCWDAVSTTKRDQFSSGANPAASQRWNDGQACFTGFNTVIAPNGPSCWDSTNENADRAITTVSSNHPGGICAVLADASVRFIPETIDTGDMTQAQPTSGQSPYGVWGALGSKSGGETKPLP; the protein is encoded by the coding sequence ATGCTGCCCTACTCGCCTGGCAAGCGTGGCTTCACGCTTGTCGAACTCTTGGTCGTTATTGCCATCATCGGCGTGTTGATTGCCCTGTTGCTGCCTGCCGTACAGCAAGCCCGAGAAGCGGCCCGGCGAAGTCAGTGCACTAACCAACTTAAGCAACTGGGATTGGCGTTGCACAACCATCACGATACTTATCAGCACTTTCCACGGCTCGCCGTTCTGGAAGGGCCTTACCATATCCGCGTTGGGGCCATGATTCCGCTGCTGCCGTTCATGGAGCAAAACGCGCTTGCGGAGCAGATCAAGAACTACGACACGTCGGTCTGGAGCAGTCCCCCTTCCCCATGGGATACGTCCTTTTCTCCTTGGAAACAACGCATTGATACGTTGCTTTGTCCGTCAGACACGGGGGCAGATAAGACCTACCGTGCTGACCGTCCCGTGGCGCCTAGTAGCTACCGGTTCTCGATCGGTGACTCGTATCTCGATGCCTACAACCCTCAGGATAACAAAACGAATTACCGAGGTATCTTCAGTGCGAAGCTCGATCAGAAGTTTCGTGACATCACGGATGGGACGAGCAATACCATCATGATGGCTGAACGCCTGACCGATTTCCAAACACCGTTCATCAATCAGACCCACGCAAACAGCATATCTTTGAGCGACCCCAGCACATGTTGGGATGCAGTTTCGACGACCAAACGCGATCAGTTTTCCAGTGGGGCGAACCCTGCTGCAAGCCAGCGTTGGAATGATGGGCAAGCTTGCTTTACGGGCTTCAATACCGTGATTGCTCCGAATGGTCCTTCCTGCTGGGACAGCACCAACGAGAATGCAGACCGCGCTATAACGACGGTTTCCAGTAATCATCCCGGGGGCATTTGTGCGGTACTGGCAGATGCCTCGGTTCGATTCATTCCCGAGACCATTGATACCGGCGACATGACCCAAGCGCAGCCAACTTCAGGACAAAGTCCCTATGGTGTTTGGGGTGCGCTGGGTAGCAAGAGCGGTGGCGAGACCAAGCCGCTTCCATAA
- a CDS encoding DUF1559 domain-containing protein: MASHCRNSGTRLGFTLVELLVVIAIIGVLIALLLPAVQQAREAARRMQCSNNMKQLGLGIHNFHDTYGVVPPGGAVDQIPFGTHATGSAWGSSWMVYLLPFIEQNALYDKFNLGGGSGWGTNASNNTAASKNVLIDGYLCPSSPLEEFCVSPNSNGPIMAASYAAISGAVDGLIPNYTESRINTPGSSAGCCSGGIASGGGVMIPSGKLGLESITDGTSNTAVIGEISDFLITADGSKRDYRNSARHGWIIGWRSTNAPPKTGNGGDLRTFNQVTIRYPINQKKRPGTGWPNWPGNCGSDGICDNASTNMPLISAHPGGVMTLLADGSVRFLPETMSMDLQARLVTRDDGQVIELP, from the coding sequence ATGGCAAGTCACTGTCGCAATTCAGGCACACGACTTGGTTTTACCCTGGTAGAGCTCTTAGTCGTCATTGCAATCATTGGCGTGTTGATTGCTCTGCTTCTGCCCGCCGTACAACAAGCCCGCGAAGCTGCCCGGCGGATGCAGTGCAGCAACAACATGAAGCAATTGGGCCTGGGAATTCACAACTTCCACGACACATATGGGGTTGTCCCTCCAGGTGGGGCCGTCGATCAAATCCCATTCGGTACACACGCCACAGGAAGTGCGTGGGGCAGTTCCTGGATGGTCTACCTGCTTCCATTCATCGAACAAAACGCCCTGTACGACAAGTTCAACCTCGGCGGCGGTTCTGGCTGGGGAACGAATGCATCGAACAATACGGCTGCCTCGAAGAATGTCTTGATCGATGGCTATCTTTGTCCTTCTTCGCCTCTCGAAGAGTTTTGCGTCAGTCCCAACTCAAATGGTCCTATCATGGCGGCCAGCTATGCCGCGATCTCGGGTGCCGTGGATGGACTTATCCCCAATTACACTGAAAGCCGCATCAACACACCTGGCTCGTCGGCCGGCTGTTGCTCTGGGGGCATCGCCAGCGGTGGTGGCGTAATGATTCCCAGTGGTAAGCTCGGGTTGGAATCAATCACCGACGGTACATCGAACACGGCCGTGATTGGTGAAATCAGCGACTTCCTGATCACCGCCGATGGGTCGAAACGCGACTATCGCAATAGCGCTCGCCACGGCTGGATCATCGGCTGGCGTTCGACCAACGCCCCACCCAAAACCGGCAATGGAGGTGATCTGCGAACGTTCAATCAAGTCACCATTCGCTATCCCATCAACCAAAAGAAACGCCCTGGAACCGGCTGGCCGAACTGGCCTGGCAACTGCGGTTCAGACGGGATCTGTGACAATGCCAGTACCAACATGCCGTTGATCTCCGCCCACCCGGGCGGCGTGATGACTTTGCTGGCCGATGGCTCGGTGCGTTTCCTCCCGGAGACGATGTCGATGGACCTCCAAGCGCGGCTCGTGACGCGTGACGATGGACAGGTCATCGAACTTCCGTAG
- a CDS encoding 6-phosphofructokinase: MANSLSRPEQPAHNFKRVAILFSGGPAPAANAVISTAAVSFLRAGIEAVGVLNGYSNLMQFGPDRPMEEDRDYIILNHKVLSRSRAKQGIMIGTARANPGKAISHPDHLKDKERCKAFQTTYDALCSLGVDALISIGGDDTLKTANKFKMFQDTLPEGSKKMPVVHLPKTIDNDYNGIDFTFGFFTAVDFLATEIRTLLYDGEASKAYFLCEAMGRSAGWLAYGAAIAGEASLVISVEDITGDYVEKEWEEGGKTKKTMNVPKVVDRIVKTMLAREAEGKEFGVIVLAEGLAEMLPESYLEGVARDDHGHIAITDIQLGRTFSKWVAKAYEEKTGRSRKVTGIQLGYESRCTKPLAYDVILGSQLGVGAYRALVEKKLNGVMVSAKGQFELQYVDFTELVDQDNLVTVVRHIEPGCDFQKLARFLETYVND, translated from the coding sequence ATGGCCAACAGCCTTTCCCGTCCCGAACAGCCAGCACATAATTTCAAGCGAGTTGCGATCCTCTTTTCGGGTGGGCCTGCACCTGCTGCGAATGCCGTGATTTCGACGGCGGCCGTTTCGTTTTTGCGAGCGGGGATCGAGGCCGTTGGTGTATTGAATGGCTACTCGAACCTGATGCAGTTCGGTCCGGATCGTCCGATGGAAGAAGACCGTGACTATATCATCCTGAACCATAAGGTCCTCAGTCGTAGCCGTGCCAAGCAGGGGATCATGATCGGTACGGCCCGGGCTAACCCCGGCAAGGCAATCTCGCACCCCGATCACCTGAAGGACAAGGAACGCTGCAAGGCTTTCCAAACCACCTACGACGCGTTGTGCTCGCTGGGTGTCGACGCGCTGATCTCGATCGGCGGTGACGACACGCTGAAGACCGCCAACAAATTCAAAATGTTCCAAGACACGCTGCCCGAAGGCAGCAAGAAGATGCCGGTCGTTCACCTGCCCAAGACGATCGACAACGACTACAACGGCATCGACTTCACGTTTGGCTTCTTCACCGCGGTCGACTTCCTGGCCACGGAAATCCGCACGCTGCTGTACGACGGCGAAGCCTCGAAGGCCTACTTCCTGTGTGAAGCCATGGGCCGCAGTGCTGGCTGGTTGGCTTACGGTGCGGCGATCGCCGGCGAAGCTTCGCTGGTAATCAGTGTCGAGGACATTACCGGCGACTACGTCGAGAAGGAGTGGGAAGAAGGGGGCAAGACCAAGAAGACGATGAACGTACCAAAGGTGGTCGATCGCATCGTCAAAACCATGCTTGCCCGGGAAGCCGAAGGCAAGGAATTCGGCGTGATCGTGCTTGCCGAAGGACTGGCCGAAATGTTGCCGGAATCTTACCTAGAAGGGGTTGCCCGCGACGACCACGGTCACATCGCGATCACCGACATTCAACTCGGCCGCACGTTCAGCAAGTGGGTGGCCAAGGCCTACGAAGAGAAGACCGGCCGCAGCCGCAAGGTCACCGGGATTCAACTGGGCTACGAGTCGCGCTGCACCAAGCCGCTGGCCTACGACGTGATCCTGGGCAGCCAACTCGGCGTCGGTGCTTATCGCGCTCTGGTCGAAAAGAAGCTCAACGGCGTGATGGTTTCGGCCAAGGGTCAGTTCGAACTGCAGTACGTCGACTTCACGGAACTGGTCGATCAAGACAATCTGGTTACGGTCGTTCGCCACATCGAACCAGGCTGCGACTTCCAGAAATTGGCCCGTTTTCTGGAAACGTACGTCAACGACTAA
- a CDS encoding M28 family peptidase codes for MPQSSLTLPSDQQEQRIPLWSTLVAGMIGVVAIVVMIAFSGNGDPTPPAANVNGPEDLSRYLPFDGEKAYQHLKDICALGPRVSGSAAMQKQQQMIEDHLTQHGATVVKQSWEVRHPETGQPVTLTNLFGRFHPERTERILLCCHYDTRPYADEDPDNPKAPFLGANDGASGAAALMELTRHLSQVDTKYGIDVVFLDAEEFIFDKERDPFFLGSTYLAQRYRSADIDFRYKWGILLDMVGDKDLQIYQERNSLSWKDTRPLVIDVWRVANRLNIPEFVRRPRHTINDDHVPLHDIGGIPIIDIIDFDFPSPGYGPKYWHTQQDVPENCSAASLAKVGKVVLTWLQEVE; via the coding sequence ACTTTGCCGTCCGATCAGCAAGAACAACGGATCCCGCTTTGGAGTACGCTCGTCGCTGGCATGATCGGCGTGGTCGCGATTGTCGTGATGATCGCATTCAGTGGTAACGGTGACCCGACACCTCCAGCCGCCAACGTCAACGGCCCCGAGGACCTTTCGCGATACCTTCCCTTCGACGGCGAAAAAGCGTACCAGCATCTGAAAGATATTTGTGCCCTCGGGCCGCGAGTCAGCGGCAGTGCTGCGATGCAGAAGCAGCAGCAGATGATCGAGGATCACCTGACCCAGCATGGGGCGACGGTGGTAAAGCAGTCGTGGGAAGTTCGCCATCCGGAAACAGGACAGCCGGTAACGCTGACCAATCTGTTTGGTCGCTTTCATCCCGAGCGTACCGAGCGGATCTTGCTTTGCTGCCACTACGATACCCGTCCTTACGCCGACGAAGATCCCGATAACCCCAAAGCTCCGTTTCTGGGGGCGAACGATGGAGCAAGCGGCGCCGCGGCACTGATGGAGTTGACTCGGCACCTGAGCCAGGTCGATACAAAGTACGGCATCGACGTGGTTTTTCTGGACGCGGAAGAGTTCATCTTCGATAAGGAACGCGATCCATTCTTTCTCGGTTCGACCTATCTTGCCCAGAGATATCGCAGCGCCGACATCGATTTTCGGTACAAGTGGGGCATCTTGCTCGACATGGTTGGGGACAAGGATCTGCAGATCTACCAGGAGCGCAACAGTCTGTCCTGGAAAGATACCCGGCCGTTGGTGATTGACGTCTGGCGTGTGGCGAACCGGCTGAATATTCCGGAATTCGTTCGCAGGCCACGACATACGATCAATGACGACCATGTCCCCTTGCACGATATTGGCGGGATTCCGATCATCGATATTATCGATTTTGACTTCCCAAGTCCGGGCTATGGACCAAAATATTGGCATACGCAGCAGGACGTGCCTGAGAACTGCTCAGCCGCATCGCTGGCCAAAGTTGGGAAAGTGGTGCTGACCTGGCTGCAAGAAGTCGAATAA